AAAACTTTTTCGAGAAAATGGCCTCCATGCCCGAGGTCGTCCGGACCAATGTCTATGCCAAAGACGGGACGATCATCTGGTCGAACGATCGCCGTTTTATCGGACACCGGTTCGATCCGAATCCGCAACTGGAAGAAGCCCTCTCCGGGAGGCTTGCCGTCCACAGCGGGGAATCGGGCAGGCCGATGAAACCGGAGCATGTCTTCGATGAAGCGGTCCCTTATTTCGCCGAATTTTATATTCCCATTTGGGACGGCGGAAAGGAGGCGGTGGCGGGGGTGGTGGAGGTCTACAAAAGTCCGGTCTCCCTTTTCCGGGAGATCGAGCAGGGGAGACGCCGGGTCTGGTTGAGCGCTCTCCTCGGCGGCCTTTTTCTTTATGCCACCCTCTTCTGGATTGTCCGGCGGGCCGCCGCCGTCATCCGCCGGCAGCGGGAGCGCCAGGCGGCGACGGCAAATGAATTGACCCGGCTGCAGGGGCAGCTCGTCCAGGCGGAGAAGCTCTCGGCCATCGGAGAGCTGGTCTCCGGCGTCGCGCACGAGCTGAATAACCCGCTCACCAGCATCATCGGTTTTTCCGAGCTCCTTCTCACCGCTCCCGAGCCCGGTTCGATCCAAAAACGGCTGAAGATCATCCAGAGCGAGGCGCTGCGTTGCTCGAAGATCATCGAGAACCTCCTCGCCTTTGCCAGAAGAGAAGCCTTTTCACCGAGGGAGACCGACCTGCATGCCTTGCTGAAAAGAACCCTCGAAATCAAGGCCCGTCCCTTTTTATTGGACGACATCGAAGTGAAAGTCGACTTCGAAGATTCCCTCCCCGCCGTCTCCGCCGACGAGAGCCAGATTCAGCAGGTCTTCATGAACATCTTGAACAACGCTCAGCAGGCGATGATGGAGAAGACCGACCGGCGGACGCTGGTGATCGAGGGGAGGAGAAAAGAGGGGTTCATCCAGATTGTCTTTAAAGACAGCGGCCCGGGGATCCCCGAAGCACTTTTGCCGAAGATCTTCGATCCTTTTTTCACCACCAAGCCGGTCGGGGTCGGCACCGGCCTCGGATTGAGCGTCTCGTACGGGATCATCAAAGCCCATGGCGGCCGGCTCTTTGCGGAGAGCCGGCGGGGGGGCGGCGCTCAGATTTACGTCGAGCTGCCGATCGAGCCGATCGGGGTTCCCGTTCGGGAAGGGGCGGAAGAGGTCGCGGGAGCCCCCTCCCGGGGCGACCGGGCGGTCTTGTCGGGAAAGCGGATTCTTGTCGTGGATGATGAAGCGCACATCGTGGAGATGATCCGGAACGCCTTGTTGCAGCGGGGGGCCGACGTGACGACCGCCCCGGACGGTCCCGAGGCCCTGGCGTGGATCGAGCGCCGTCCCTTCGATCTGATTCTCACCGATATCAAGATGCCTCGGATGGATGGGGTCGATCTCTTCACGTCGATCATTCATCTGTCGCCCGATTTCTCGGAGAAGGTGATTTTTCTGACGGGGGATACGCTGAACCCGCGGACCCGCGAATTCCTCGATCGGGGGGGGCATTCCTTTCTGGCCAAGCCGTTTGAAATCGAGCAGCTGCTCGATGCCGTTTTAAAAAAGCTCAATCCCGCTCCGAACGCCGAACCGCGAAAAGGCCGGTAGGGTTCTTTCAATATTCCGGGAAAGAAGAAATGCGTGCAAAAGCCGGCTCCGCCAAACCCGCTCTCGCCGGGAAAGTGAATCCTTCCCTCTCAAATAAAAGCACCGTTCCCTTTCATTTGATGCGTTCGCCTGCTGCGCGGTGGCTTTCCCTTCAGGGAGCGGCCGGCAACCAAGCGGTTCAAAACGTTCGAGCCAAACTTACGGTCGGGCAGTCGAAGCCGGTCGACCCCATTCCGCCTCGCGTCTCCCCGGAGATGGACCCCGCTCAGCTCGAGGGCTTCGGCGGCCGGGGGGAAGCGATGCCCGATCCGGTGCGGTCGTACTTTGAGCCGCGGTTCGGGCGGGACTTAAGGGGTGTGCGGCTGCACACCGATTCAGGCGCCGCCCAACTCTCCCGGTCGTTGAATGCGCGGG
This DNA window, taken from Candidatus Manganitrophus noduliformans, encodes the following:
- a CDS encoding hybrid sensor histidine kinase/response regulator, which encodes MPQEEKPFNLLRWFSVLSLLSISAITVFSAVLLSRLLSEKMIQRDAVLTMEFVQTLLEDQETAAYFGSAGADPSSEVLENFFEKMASMPEVVRTNVYAKDGTIIWSNDRRFIGHRFDPNPQLEEALSGRLAVHSGESGRPMKPEHVFDEAVPYFAEFYIPIWDGGKEAVAGVVEVYKSPVSLFREIEQGRRRVWLSALLGGLFLYATLFWIVRRAAAVIRRQRERQAATANELTRLQGQLVQAEKLSAIGELVSGVAHELNNPLTSIIGFSELLLTAPEPGSIQKRLKIIQSEALRCSKIIENLLAFARREAFSPRETDLHALLKRTLEIKARPFLLDDIEVKVDFEDSLPAVSADESQIQQVFMNILNNAQQAMMEKTDRRTLVIEGRRKEGFIQIVFKDSGPGIPEALLPKIFDPFFTTKPVGVGTGLGLSVSYGIIKAHGGRLFAESRRGGGAQIYVELPIEPIGVPVREGAEEVAGAPSRGDRAVLSGKRILVVDDEAHIVEMIRNALLQRGADVTTAPDGPEALAWIERRPFDLILTDIKMPRMDGVDLFTSIIHLSPDFSEKVIFLTGDTLNPRTREFLDRGGHSFLAKPFEIEQLLDAVLKKLNPAPNAEPRKGR